In Flavobacterium praedii, the DNA window GGCCATAATCAACAATTGAAAACCCAATCCATAAACAGAAAGTAACGTCATAAACCAATTTGGGAATGTTTTTACTTTGTAGGCATCTTTGTCCAAACTGTGAATTATTTTATCAAAAACGCCATAAACAATCGTGTAAATCATAAACAAAATATCTACTGATTTTTGACTTTCCCCTGGTAAAGCTCTGGGAGATTTGTTTTCGAAAATTTGACTAGTTCTATCACCACCTGCCGAATTATTTCTCAAAATTACATAGTAATAATTGTATAAAGTACCTTGCAATTGTATGCCAATAAAAGCCAAAAGAGTAAACCCAAAAGTGGTTTTTGAAACATAGCAAATAGTCATCAAAATCAAAAAATTGAGTATAATATCAAACACACTATCGAGGTATCTTCCGGTGTATGATGGGGTGTTTTTGATGCGAGATAATTCACCATCTGCGGCATCAATTATCGATTTTAAAATGATGAAAAATGAGGCAAAAAAATAGTGGTTTTGTAAAATACAAAAGATAGCAATCAGACCAGAAATGCCAAAAAGCAGTGTTACGTGAATGGGTGTAAAACGAGTGTTTTTTAATTGATTGGCAAATATTTTGGCAAGCGGTCTACCGTAATCGGATAAATCAAGGAATTGATTTTGAGCAGCAAGTTTAGACATTTTAATAGATGAAAGAACAGGATGTGACAATATAGTCGGACTACAAAAGTAAGTCTATTTTAAGTATTTGAATCGTAAACAGTAGTTAAAAATAGCAAAATCGCTTTTAGAAACTGAATATTTTCTTTGAAGAAACTGTTTCTAAAAGCGATTTTTAGCTGCAATATCATATGTTATTTGCTCAAACGATGCAAAGTGTAAGTCATTGCTGTTAATAGAAAGAACGCAACAATTTGATGGGTCAAACCAAGCCAAAGCGGTACGCTGTACAGTAATGTAAATACACCCAAAGTAAATTGAAGAAAAACGATTACTACTAATGCGTTTAACCCATTCTTTTGCTGAATTGAAATGTTGAATTTTTTGCTTTTGAAGTATAAAAATAAAATCAACCCCACGACAACATAAGCGAGTGTTCTATGAACCAGTTGCACACCACTTTTACCTTCGGTCAGATTTAATAAAAGTGTTTTTTGTTCGATGAATACACTGTCATGAATGAATTGTCCATCACTCATCATAGGCCAATGGTTGTGAATTAGACCTGCATTTAGTCCCGCAACAAAACCACCATATATAATTTGCAATAGCAAAAAGACTAATGCGAATCGAGCTATTTTTTGCAAAGGAATAATTGCTGCTTTCTTTTCAGGATAGATTAAATCTAGTGCCACCCAAAGGGTATAAGCAAAAGTGATAAAGGCAAAGGTAAGATGCAATGAAAGACGAAAGTGACTTACATCTGGATTGTCTATTAAACCACTCCTAACCATAAACCAACCAAAAAAACCTTGTAAAGCGCCCATTCCTAACAAAACAAAACATTTGTTTAATGTGGCTTTGTCGATTTTCTTTTTAGCTAAGAAATAAAAGAAAGGGATGATAAAAACCAGTCCAATTATTCTTCCAATAAAACGGTGAAACCATTCCCAGAAATAGATAAATTTATAATCTGAAAGTGTAAAATCATTGTGAATATTGATTTTTTGGTATTCTGGAAATTGTTTGTATTGTTTGAATGCTTCTTGCCATTTGGCATCGGTTAGTGGAGGAAGTGTATCGGTAACAAGATGCCAGTCTGTCATCGATAAACCAGAATTGGTCAATCGGGTGATACCACCCACTACAACCATTACAAACACTAAAA includes these proteins:
- a CDS encoding COX15/CtaA family protein, producing the protein MKNNKSVIIWLLSGCFLVFVMVVVGGITRLTNSGLSMTDWHLVTDTLPPLTDAKWQEAFKQYKQFPEYQKINIHNDFTLSDYKFIYFWEWFHRFIGRIIGLVFIIPFFYFLAKKKIDKATLNKCFVLLGMGALQGFFGWFMVRSGLIDNPDVSHFRLSLHLTFAFITFAYTLWVALDLIYPEKKAAIIPLQKIARFALVFLLLQIIYGGFVAGLNAGLIHNHWPMMSDGQFIHDSVFIEQKTLLLNLTEGKSGVQLVHRTLAYVVVGLILFLYFKSKKFNISIQQKNGLNALVVIVFLQFTLGVFTLLYSVPLWLGLTHQIVAFFLLTAMTYTLHRLSK
- a CDS encoding CDP-alcohol phosphatidyltransferase family protein, translated to MSKLAAQNQFLDLSDYGRPLAKIFANQLKNTRFTPIHVTLLFGISGLIAIFCILQNHYFFASFFIILKSIIDAADGELSRIKNTPSYTGRYLDSVFDIILNFLILMTICYVSKTTFGFTLLAFIGIQLQGTLYNYYYVILRNNSAGGDRTSQIFENKSPRALPGESQKSVDILFMIYTIVYGVFDKIIHSLDKDAYKVKTFPNWFMTLLSVYGLGFQLLIMAIMLPMNWIEYIVPFFIVYTSLLFVLIGIRKAFIKA